From a region of the Neodiprion fabricii isolate iyNeoFabr1 chromosome 7, iyNeoFabr1.1, whole genome shotgun sequence genome:
- the LOC124186514 gene encoding ras-related protein M-Ras-like has protein sequence MTRPPNNDNLLTFKLVVVGDGGVGKSALTIQFFQKLFVTDYDPTIEDSYIQHTEVDKQWCILDVLDTAGQEEFSAMREQYMRKGDGFLLVYSVTDKQSYENVVNFYTQILRVKDRDVYPMLLVANKVDLVHLRKVTEEQGRELAHRLGIPYIETSAKDPPLNVDAAFHEVVRIIRNQPPAELEKNRRKRRRSGKCNLL, from the exons ATGACGCGACCTCCCAACAATGATAATCTCCTGACCTTCAAACTGGTAGTTGTCGGGGATGGAGGCGTTGGAAAAAGTGCCCTCACGATACAGTTCTTTCAAAAACTCTTCGTCACTGATTACGACCCGACGATAGAAGACAGCTACATTCAACACACGGAGGTGGACAAGCAATGGTGCATTCTAGATG tactCGACACCGCTGGGCAAGAGGAGTTTAGCGCCATGAGAGAACAATATATGCGCAAAGGAGACGGTTTCCTGCTGGTATATTCCGTCACAGACAAACAATCGTATGAGAATGTCGTCAACTTTTATACACAGATTCTGAGAGTCAAAGACCGTGATGTTTATCCAATGCTGCTCGTTGCTAATAAAGTTGATCTTGTACATCTGAGAAAAGTGACCGAGGAACAAGGCAGGGAATTGGCACATAGATTGGGGATTCCGTATATTGAAACTTCAGCCAAGGACCCTCCGCTCAATGTAGATGCCGCATTCCATGAG GTAGTCCGTATAATCAGGAACCAGCCACCTGCAGAGTTGGAGAAAAATCGACGGAAACGAAGGCGATCAGGAAAGTGTAATCTTCTCTAA
- the LOC124186270 gene encoding uncharacterized protein LOC124186270, whose product MWSSVTAAGTENGPAPPSRSKHSATLLSGHVYLLGGRNGNLPLKDLWRYSLAESRWEELHPGGERPSALQEHSAVAYKDCLYVFGGELGFSAGTETPLWVYNVKNNSWRKIRAQRGCAVPRGRRGHTALVHRGQMLIYGGYQDLRGSSPELWAFHFETESWHLLSSSECGPAARHKHSAVLHEDAVYIYGGMTDLQERSDCWRWDVNTASWCLLKSKPGPGPLHGHAACRLPSCMLLFGGESGGLPTNELWRFHFGTETWEKLCVPGLKPQPRAESVALAVSELLLRGSCIDHPKARFRSQRPRLSSNRISPSEAPTRPSFLKEISKLSQINLSRLSHPAKCSYSVLSGQEDNEESPKDMNSYYPFQQVDVEVAEPTTGMVKSRSANALAKRRQKLPETQKTAEPRSTSGMIRDPISVPNFRALTLPTPVLTPVEAARLVFVDPDEDTDDEYNKDPPTTRLIEVAEAEPRDFASVHQAYQPPTRGDSYSSHLYEAVQTPKTPTTTKIPTSASVRFADLEEGEESTSDYASIEARSPGDPLGDDDWPKKSSKQKIIREGQFGFCNPNYLGLEMNVDAKYAKMLNSPPDSVLEDGPGRSASQTFEELLELQEMRPRAPPKSLPLGSPSRRALSASRAERQRAKMAATETNTPGPAPLYVFLVGGKEKGQVTVFARPVSLWKLQLAPHIF is encoded by the exons CTGAAAGCAGATGGGAGGAGCTGCATCCTGGAGGTGAAAGGCCATCCGCCTTGCAAGAACACAGTGCAGTCGCTTACAAGGATTGTCTCTACGTTTTTGGTGGGGAGCTTGGATTCTCAGCAGGCACAGAAACGCCGCTTTGGGTTTACAATGTGAAG AACAACTCttggagaaaaataagagcACAAAGAGGCTGCGCAGTGCCGAGAGGACGCAGAGGACACACCGCCCTCGTTCATCGAGGACAGATGTTGATATACGGTGGCTATCAGGACCTTCGTGGGAGTTCACCGGAGCTGTGGGCCTTCCACTTCG AAACGGAATCATGGCATTTACTCTCATCAAGCGAATGTGGCCCGGCAGCACGGCACAAGCATTCGGCAGTGCTTCACGAAGACGCGGTTTACATTTATGGCGGTATGACCGATCTGCAGGAGAGAAGCGACTGCTGGCGGTGGGACGTAAATACAGCCTCGTGGTGTTTGCTCAAAAGTAAACCTGGCCCAGGACCTCTTCACGGACACGCTGCATGCAGGTTGCCCAGCTGCATGCTTCTGTTCGGTGGTGAAAGCGGCGGGCTGCCCACCAACGAACTCTGGAGGTTTCATTTCG GTACTGAGACTTGGGAGAAACTTTGCGTACCTGGGCTGAAGCCACAACCAAGAGCGGAAAGTGTGGCTCTCGCCGTTTCCGAGCTTCTACTTCGAGGCTCGTGTATCGATCATCCCAAGGCTAGATTCCGAAGCCAAAGACCCAGGCTATCGTCGAACAGGATCTCACCGTCTGAGGCCCCGACAAGGCCCAGTTTTCTCAAGGAAATCTCGAAACTGTCGCAGATAAACCTTTCGAGGTTGAGCCACCCAGCGAAGTGCAGCTACTCTGTGCTCAGCGGCCAAGAAGACAACGAAGAGAGCCCAAAAGAT ATGAATTCGTACTACCCATTTCAACAAGTCGATGTCGAAGTGGCCGAGCCAACGACAGGGATGGTCAAATCCCGCAGTGCCAACGCGCTGGCTAAACGACGACAAAAACTTCCCGAAACTCAAAAAACGGCGGAGCCCCGTTCGACGTCGGGAATGATCCGTGATCCGATTTCTGTGCCAAATTTTCGGGCTCTAACATTGCCTACTCCAGTGCTCACCCCCGTAGAAGCCGCGAGGCTAGTTTTCGTCGACCCAGATGAAGATACCGATGACGAGTACAACAAGGATCCACCAACCACGAGACTCATCGAAGTTGCCGAGGCGGAGCCAAG gGATTTTGCATCAGTTCATCAGGCTTACCAGCCACCAACGCGTGGCGACAGTTACAGTTCCCACCTCTACGAGGCAGTTCAAACCCCGAAAACTCCGACTACAACGAAGATTCCAACCTCGGCATCGGTGAGATTCGCGGACCTCGAAGAGGGGGAGGAATCGACCTCTGATTACGCGAGCATCGAAGCCCGTAGTCCCGGTGATCCTCTGGGTGACGATGACTGGCCCAAAAAGTCGTCGAAGCAAAAGATAATCCGTGAAGGACAGTTCGGATTCTGCAATCCGAATTATCTGGGCCTCGAAATGAACGTCGACGCGAAATACGCCAAGATGCTGAACAGTCCGCCTGACAGCGTCCTCGAGGATGGACCAGGCCGTTCGGCCTCCCAGACATTCGAGGAACTCCTTGAACTGCAGGAAATGAGACCTCGGGCTCCGCCGAAGAGCCTGCCCTTAGGATCACCCTCGAGACGAGCCCTCAGCGCCTCCAGAGCCGAGAGACAGAGGGCCAAAATGGCCGCCACAGAGACGAACACGCCAGGACCTGCACCGCTCTACGTCTTCTTGGTTGGCGGTAAGGAAAAGGGTCAGGTGACCGTATTCGCCAGGCCCGTTTCATTGTGGAAGTTGCAACTCGCCCCGCACATATTCTGA